TTAATGTACAAGACCACGACTTGATGTCTGAATGTGGGGTTCTGTATTACTGTATAACACATGTTCTCCTACAGTTGCCTTATCATTATTTTTCTCATACGCGGTTTTTTTCCACATGTCTTGCTTGCTCCTATATATTTTGCCCTTTTGCCCCTATTTAGCAATATCAAGATAGGACAGACAATATTCTCAAACATGTGGTTATGTCAAACAGTTTTCAAACAACatcaattttttatatatatatatatatatatatatatatatatatatatatatatatatatatatattaaaagtacgaaaacCGTTCGCGAATGTTGTTCGccttttttaacttttaaaaataaatttttcattAGACAAAATTGTAATTTAGTTATTATCCTAATATATATAGGActtcccaagagcaaggtgagagttcttggagagagggagccgatggtctatcggaaacaacctctctacccagggtaggggtaaggtctgcgtacacactaccctccccagaccccactaatgagattatactgggttgttgttgttgttgttgttattgtattattaaatctttccttatttgaattatgtaaaaTGTCCTAATATTAAGGACTTTAAAGTATAAATTATTTGGGAAAATTCTTTTCTTTGTATATTCGACGGCAATTTCAATAGAAATATATTTCACATTCATTCTTCTTATATTGGGGAACTTGTAATTGTAATAATATATACTACTAAAAGTAAGAGATTTGGTACctaactatatatatattttaattattaaatataatttttaaatattacacAAATTGACAAAGAGAATAATATATTGTTCGAATAGGAAAAAAGATCAAAAATAATTTGTATCTTCTATCATTTGCACGTACCTATatcaataaatatatattttttaaaaattacataaatattattaaataatttatttgagttattgaataaatattaaaaattataaattcctAAAAATAACGAATGTTAATCTCATTAAGCTAGCTCcgtcaataattttaaaaatatttatgtacttttaaaaattatatatttattgatATAGGTACACGCACAAAACGCGTACCCTAagattagtatatatatatatcaatgcaAAGTTGATGGATTTAATTGACAGCATAAGGGGTAGTAATGTTGGGGAAAAAGTGAATAATATCTCTGAAGGCCTCATTggttaaaattaaatatttttgtccactttataaataattatcttTTCGGTGAGCTAGTAAAAACTAAAAAGTTAGTAAAGTTAGTAAAGAAGTTGGGCTCATGCGCACAAGAATTGAGCCGAAAGTAAAACATGGTGAGTTTTTCATAGAAATGACATCAGGTAGCCATTCTAACGGGCTGCTAGGAATTAGCCAGTATAtcttgaattttaattttttagttcAATTTTTTGGGACAAAAGTGTCCTGAAGTTAAGATTTTtggtttaaaatttcaggacaaaataagtaGTACGACTAATATCTAAATAGCATCCTTGAGAATGTTATCTATGCACTTGCCCCTGTGGAAAATGCATGCGCGAGATAGACATGAGGGCCAATCTGCCCCAAGCTTATTGCAATTCTCTGAAAATAAATGGCTGAGCAAAAATGGGAAGCTTTATGAAGAAATATTTACTAGTATCATCAAATCTTGGAAATAAGCAGACATCATAGTAGTATAGATACAAATACAACCTTCAATCCCTTCAtaaatgaaaaatacaaaagtTAGAGAAAGTTTCTAAATACACACTTGGCAAAGCTGGAAAGACTATAAATCACACTAACACTCATGTAACTAGACTCCTGTGTTAAATGTATGTCAAGAATATTAGTAATACAAATCCACAGAGGATATCAGCTATGTCAAACTCAAATGGCCATGACTCATATAACAAATTGAGTGTTCTCAGCAGGGTCCCCTTGTATGTCTATCTTTACTAACTTGGTTTGTGACTGCTGTTTGACATTATTGTTGTTACATTCATTGTATCTGAAGCATGTAATGAGATGATCATTAACTATACCCGCAACTTGCATGAATGAATACACAACTGTTGGTCCCACGCAAAGAAAGCCTCTTTTCATCAAGTCCTTACTCATAAGTTCTGATTTTGGTGTTTTAGCCGGTACTTGACGCGCGTAGCGAAATCCACTTTTTATTGGTTTGTGATTTACAAATCGCCAGCAGTAGTTGCTGAAGGAACCAAACTCCTGCTGAATCTGCAAGACAGGAAGATATTTGACAGCAGCACCAGTGAGTAAGCACCAGATAGGCAACGGATCGAGGAATAGTTGACATGTTCATACAaagatattttattatttgttttaGTGAAAAATTTACACCACTAAAGTTTCATTTACTCTTGGTGTGTTTTTGGACTATATAGTAAAAGTTGACTTGTTATTCCTtctaaatacataaaataataatCACTTGAATGAAGTTACATATACGTTAAATCATGAATCCGTTCACATAGATTTCACCCCGCTATGGGAGTTGAGAAGCAGGCCAAAAAACCTTTATATTTGAAAGAGCAGAGGTGTTCAAGATCAGTTTTGCCATTCCAGATCTAAAGGTATATGGTAAAAGTTCTCTTTACCTTCTGGAAATGCTTTGCGTTCTCTACAATTGCACGTATCTTAGGTTCAGATAGCAATGATTTTCCACTTTCTGTTAGTGACCGCAACTTTTTCTCATTAACATTTGCAAGAGATGATGGATCAAAGTTGTCAAACATCTTCCTGAAAGATGCAATATAAGCTATTTCACACATATGGACATTTACTTTTGAAGCTTGGAGAGATGATCTTTAATGGTGAACCTGAATATATGTCTCTTATTAAGGATTGCAGGCCAGGTCATTTCTGCCAATGCTTGTGACAGGGCAAGTAGTTCATATAGCTTTGTATCATCATAAACTGGGTTTCCATATTCTTCATCATGGAAAGAAATATACAGGGGTTCTGCAAAACAGAGAATAACAGAATTAGGTTACTGCTGGTTGGTTATTTGGTCCAACAAAATAATCTCCTTAAGAATTACTGCAATAGCGTCTCGACAAAACTAGAGGACATGATACAGTAGTTTTGCAGTCTTAACTGTTTTAGTCATTCTCCATTTCAGAAAGTTGGACAACTTCAAGTATTCACTAATTAGCTCCATTAAGCTTCCACTGCTTGCTTGCAGAGGAAATATGTGAATCTAAATAGACCAATTAATAGCTACAATCATTATTCAATTGGAAGGTCTTGCCAAAaaaaatatttgcagataagatCTATCACATAGTAAGAAAAACGAACGAGAGAAGAAATTGTTTCCAATTACCTACATGCACAAATTATGGCCAAGACAACTCATATTAAGCGTCTTAAAACTACTAAAAAATCCTTAATGTCTCACTAGATTCACTACCACCTTAGGTTGGGCTGTCTATCTACAAGAGAGTTCCAATATATAGATAGGTACACTTCTAGTAATATACAATTTCAATCCATGTAAGGTTCTCATTAACCGAAACGAATAATGTCTGATCTGTTCTTTGATGGTTTGCTTGGCCCCATGCCTTGCCATGAGCGAAGCGCATCCCTTGATGTCCTTTTCAgactaaacaacaacaacaacaacaattgtgCCACAGTTTAAGCAAGTTGGGGTTGGCTATATGAATCATCATAGTCCATGTCGCTCCATTTAAGCTCATCTTAATATTAAATTATACACCATAAAAATAAGAAGTGCCAAAAAATTTCTATATTTTCTACTAGCGTAAAAACCTCTAAGAGGATTAAAAGACTCTTAGAAAGACGTGCACTTAAAGTAAACATACTAAAACTCAATCCTTTTTTGTTTGACAAGGTAATAGTACCAAAACTAATCCTAACTAATTGGTATTGGCCGATATGAAAAACATTCCTTCAACTTCTGTTATATAAAGTGAAAAGGAATTTAGGGAAATTTGACATACCTTAATTCTATTGCGAGAAATCATTCATTGGCAAAACAATTATTAGGTTATGCTATTTTGGGATTTGCTTTAACCGAAGCTATTGCCTTGTTTTCCTTAATGATGGCCTTCTTAATCCTCCTTGTcttttcgaaaaaaaaaaaaagtggaaGCGGGCTAGTCCCTGAAAATGCCCGGTACTTTAGCGTTGGGGACAAGTAAGATTATTATCTGCCATCGTTATCACAAATTGAATATCATGTTAATGTGCCAGCCCTAGCCCGTCTTGCTCTTCCAATTCCATTTCGAGAGTCATCATAGCTCTTTTGGACTTATACATGCAGCACCCTTTTATCTTTCGGCATAGACCCTTCTTCCTCCTTGCGATGCAAAGGCAATGTCAGGGAGTCCGACTCTTCAATCGAAAAAAAGACGGTCGTGTGCGAGTCGGCTGGGAAAACACAAGCTTAACACGTCTTTCTTTATCTTTTTCATATCTGAATGTCTTTGTCGAGTTGGTTGGCATCATTCGTTCCTTTTTGTCTTTTCATTGTTCGCCTCCGCCCGAATAGATACGCACTAACCCACCTAAAATAAGGTAAAAGCCTTCTTTCCAACTCTTTGTACGAGACTCCTTTCTTATGCTCGTAGGCGAAAGAGACCTTCCTTTGCTCCTCTCGGCGGGATCAGCCAGTGTC
This region of Nicotiana tomentosiformis chromosome 4, ASM39032v3, whole genome shotgun sequence genomic DNA includes:
- the LOC104102318 gene encoding uncharacterized protein; translated protein: MSSSPELRSPAKTNGDTRKILGPGGNRVRDLEEQKRKKEGVKKPERPKKSTVSQTVVRVRSNGSVDSSSSESSTIKAVNSKRGVERNGVKKPAKVVAQGVEAAEALAPLVLVPLKRCDWITPNSEPLYISFHDEEYGNPVYDDTKLYELLALSQALAEMTWPAILNKRHIFRKMFDNFDPSSLANVNEKKLRSLTESGKSLLSEPKIRAIVENAKHFQKIQQEFGSFSNYCWRFVNHKPIKSGFRYARQVPAKTPKSELMSKDLMKRGFLCVGPTVVYSFMQVAGIVNDHLITCFRYNECNNNNVKQQSQTKLVKIDIQGDPAENTQFVI